The Streptomyces sp. Alt3 genome has a segment encoding these proteins:
- a CDS encoding carbohydrate ABC transporter permease, which produces MTTTVTTDPGTDRSSRGTSRGSGGARRGMPRIPDRIRRGGLPYLLLLPAVLLELLIHLIPMIVGIVMSFRQLTQFFISNWGAAPWTGLENYEIAVDFDAPIGEALLHSFFVTCVFTFFAVGLAWLFGVTAAIMLQESFRGRGFLRALFLVPYALPVYAAVITWAFMFQRDNGLVNHVLHDQLGITDQPSFWLIGDNSIYALIVVSVWKGWPFAFLMLMAALQNIPRELYEAAAIDGAGVRQQIRRITMPSLRPVNQVLVLVLFLWTFNDFNTPYVLFGKAAPADADLISIHIYQSSFVTWNFGTGSAMSVLLLLFLLVVTAVYLFLTSRGRKGSHA; this is translated from the coding sequence ATGACGACCACCGTGACCACGGACCCCGGGACCGACAGGTCCAGCAGGGGTACGAGCCGGGGCAGCGGGGGTGCGCGCCGCGGAATGCCGCGCATCCCCGACCGGATCCGCCGCGGCGGACTGCCCTATCTCCTGCTCCTCCCCGCCGTCCTGCTCGAACTCCTCATCCATCTGATCCCGATGATCGTCGGCATCGTGATGAGCTTCCGTCAGCTCACCCAGTTCTTCATCAGCAACTGGGGGGCAGCCCCCTGGACGGGCCTGGAGAACTACGAGATCGCCGTCGACTTCGACGCGCCGATCGGTGAGGCCCTGCTCCACTCCTTCTTCGTCACCTGCGTCTTCACGTTCTTCGCCGTCGGCCTGGCATGGCTGTTCGGCGTCACCGCGGCGATCATGCTGCAGGAGAGCTTCCGCGGCCGGGGCTTCCTGCGCGCGCTCTTCCTCGTCCCGTACGCCCTGCCGGTCTACGCGGCCGTCATCACCTGGGCCTTCATGTTCCAGCGGGACAACGGGCTGGTGAACCACGTCCTGCACGACCAGTTGGGCATCACCGACCAGCCGTCCTTCTGGCTGATCGGCGACAACAGCATCTACGCGCTCATCGTCGTCTCGGTCTGGAAGGGCTGGCCGTTCGCCTTCCTCATGCTGATGGCCGCGTTGCAGAACATCCCCCGCGAGCTGTACGAGGCCGCCGCCATCGACGGCGCGGGCGTCCGGCAGCAGATTCGCAGGATCACGATGCCCTCTCTGCGGCCCGTCAACCAGGTCCTCGTGCTCGTCCTGTTCCTCTGGACGTTCAACGACTTCAACACGCCGTACGTGCTGTTCGGCAAGGCGGCTCCCGCGGACGCGGACCTCATCTCGATCCACATCTACCAGTCGTCCTTCGTCACCTGGAACTTCGGCACCGGTTCGGCGATGTCCGTCCTGCTGCTGCTGTTCCTCCTGGTCGTGACGGCCGTCTACCTGTTCCTCACGTCCCGAGGAAGGAAGGGCTCCCATGCCTAG